From the Mangifera indica cultivar Alphonso chromosome 10, CATAS_Mindica_2.1, whole genome shotgun sequence genome, one window contains:
- the LOC123227397 gene encoding replication protein A 14 kDa subunit A-like, protein MDTSNPAVFVNGALLRMYVGRRVRTVIQVIQSDSGGVTGKSTDDHQLVVKGSQPTIPLTNFVEVIGIADSDRSIRAEMWTNFGNTFDTNNYNQLCQLANGEYKHLFI, encoded by the exons ATGGATACATCAAACCCTGCAGTTTTTGTCAATGGGGCACTGCTGCGCATGTATGTTGGACGGCGGGTCCGGACAGTGATCCAGGTTATACAATCTGACAGTGGAGGTGTAACTGGAAAATCAACAGATGATCATCAGCTAGTTGTAAAAGGCTCCCAACCAACAATTCCTCTGACAAATTTTGTTGAGGTTATTGGCATTGCTGATAGCGATAGATCCATCAGAGCTGAAATGTGGACCAACTTTGGGAACACATTTG ACACAAATAACTACAATCAGCTATGTCAGCTTGCAAATGGAGAATACAAACACTTATTCATCTAG